CACCAAAGTGGTTTGGTGAAGCTGAGAAAATTTTAGACTTAGTTTTTAATTCCACGTGAATTTCTAAGCCGATGACTGTTTCAAAGTTCATATTATTTTACCTCCCATAGCGCTGGAGTTTGTGTGTTAAAGTCTGTTTGTTGCTCATACGCATAAGCAACGCGGTAAAGTGTTTCCTCGTCGAAGTGTTTACCGATAATTTGTAAACCTAATGGTAAGCCATTTTCGAATCCACATGGGATCGAAATCGCTGGTACACCCGCTAAGTTAATAGGAATCGTTAAAATATCGTTTGCGTACATTGTAAGTGGATCATCTACGTTTGCACCAATTTCGAATGCTGGTGTTGGCGCAGTTGGTCCAATAATTACGTCATAGTTTTCGAAAACTGTGTCGTAATCTTGTTTGATTAATGTACGTACTTGTTGTGCTTTTTTGTAGTAAGCATCGTACGTACCTGCTGATAATGAGTACGTACCAAGCATGATACGACGTTTTACTTCGTCACCGAAGCCTTCAGCACGTGTGTTTTTGTAAAGCTCTAATAAGTTTTTCGCGTTGTCTGTGCGGTAACCGTAACGAATACCATCGAAACGAGAAAGGTTAGAAGAAGCTTCTGAAGATGAAAGAATGTAGTAAGCTGCTAATGCGTATTTAGAGTGTGGTAAAGAAACCTCTTCTACAGTAGCGCCTTGAGCCTTTAATACTTCTAATGCATCAAGAACGGATTGTTTCGCTGCTTCGCCAACGCCTTCACCAAGGAATTCTTTTGGCACAGCGATTTTTAAGCCTTTGATGTTACCATCTAAAGCTGCTGCGTAGTTAGGCACTGGTACGTCAGCTGATGTTGAGTCCATTTCGTCTACGCCTGAGATTGCTTCTAAAAGTAATGCGTTATCTGTAACATTGCGTGTAATTGGTCCGATTTGGTCTAAAGAAGATGCGAATGCAACTAAACCAAAACGAGATACACGACCATATGTAGGTTTCATCCCTACAACACCACAGTAAGCTGCTGGTTGACGGATTGAACCACCTGTATCAGAACCTAATGAGAATGGTACTTCACCTGCTGCTACTGCAGCTGCAGATGCACCTGAAGAGCCACCTGGTACGTGTTTTGTATTCCATGGATTTTTCGTTGTTTTGAATGCTGAGTTTTCATTTGAAGAACCCATCGCAAATTCATCCATGTTTAATTTACCAATTGTAATCATGCCCGCATCGCGTAATTTTTTCACGATTGTCGCATCATAAATTGGCATGAAGCCTTCTAGGATTTTAGAAGCACAAGTCGTTTCTAAACCTTCAGTTACGATGTTATCTTTAACCCCGATCGGCATACCGAATAATGGGCCGCGCTCCTCGAAAGGAACTTTATCTAATTCTGCAGCTTTTGCAGTTGCTTGTTCTTTATTTAATGCTAAGAA
This portion of the Solibacillus daqui genome encodes:
- the gatA gene encoding Asp-tRNA(Asn)/Glu-tRNA(Gln) amidotransferase subunit GatA yields the protein MTVFERTSAQLQESLKSGELTIADLTKEAFDRVEKLDGDVQAFLALNKEQATAKAAELDKVPFEERGPLFGMPIGVKDNIVTEGLETTCASKILEGFMPIYDATIVKKLRDAGMITIGKLNMDEFAMGSSNENSAFKTTKNPWNTKHVPGGSSGASAAAVAAGEVPFSLGSDTGGSIRQPAAYCGVVGMKPTYGRVSRFGLVAFASSLDQIGPITRNVTDNALLLEAISGVDEMDSTSADVPVPNYAAALDGNIKGLKIAVPKEFLGEGVGEAAKQSVLDALEVLKAQGATVEEVSLPHSKYALAAYYILSSSEASSNLSRFDGIRYGYRTDNAKNLLELYKNTRAEGFGDEVKRRIMLGTYSLSAGTYDAYYKKAQQVRTLIKQDYDTVFENYDVIIGPTAPTPAFEIGANVDDPLTMYANDILTIPINLAGVPAISIPCGFENGLPLGLQIIGKHFDEETLYRVAYAYEQQTDFNTQTPALWEVK